One Malassezia vespertilionis chromosome 6, complete sequence genomic window, TGGCCGTGGTCCAGAAGAGAGGAGGGTAGCGAGTCGTGTGTTTCAGGCGTGTCAGAATGGAGGTCAGGCTCTGCTGGTTTGGACcgcagctcctcggcaGCAAGACTTGCAGCGACGGGGTTGACCTGTGTGGGATTCACCGTCATttcagcgccgcggtggAGCATGTCGCTGTTGGGGCGTCCGGCATGCATCGCCTGCTTCAAGCGCATGATGCGCCACTCGTGTGTGCCCATACCGTTCGCTGCCATGTGCAAGCTTGGGTCGGGGACCATGTGTGGGACATCGTGGCGCGGGTTCTGGGCGTGAAATTCCGGCGCGCCCTCCTCACCGTATTTTGCATTCTCCTGGCGCGACTGGACAAGGCTGCGCAAAAAGGAGGCGTAGAGTGCGGGCGTATGGGTAGAGTCAACCGCGGCCTCTTCTAATACCTCGATCGTGTAGTTCACCAGAGCAATCACCTCTTCCTCATTGATATAGTGCAAGAATACAGGACGAATGAGCTTGAGCAAAAAGACGCACGCGTATGCAACGGCAACAAACGTCGGATCCGGCGCATAGCGCAAAATCTCGCGCATGCCGTACTTGACCGTGGCAATAATCTCCTTGGCTGCGTGGACGCAGCGGACAAAGTACTGCGGCTTGTCCACAGACGCGCCGTCTGACGGACGCTCGAGTGCGTACTGCAGCCCAAAAGAGTTCAAAACAAGCACCGCGTAGTTGTAGCGCAacggtgcttggcgcgcaataTAATACATGGAACGCGTCGTCATGTCCGCATCATCGCCAGGGGGCTCGGCCTCGTGGAGCGCCATAAGTGTGGATACGCGGACCTTGTCGGCTGCGTCGCCTCCTTCCACGCCCGACGGCAAGCTCGAAAAAGGAAAGGGAGTCTTGGTGCGGGCATTCGCAGCACCCTCGTCCTCAGAGCGCGCGTTTTGATCTCCTTTTTCCTGTTCTGTGGTCGAGGATCGATACGCGCGCGTCATGGCATCAAGACCTAAGCAGTACCAAAATTGCATCGTCTCGttgagctgctcgttgAACGAGGGGAGGATGGCGGGGTAGTCCAGGTCGAGATTCAGACCCGACGGCGTGACGGTCGAGGAGTACAAAAAGTCGAGCTGGCGCGTTTGTACGCGCAGCAAGTCGACCAATGCACAAATGCCCAAATCCCACGGGCGACTGTACCTTTGCATGCACCACTCGGAAGAGTGGCGGATGATCCAGTCTTCGCGGATGCTGTATGGCTTGCCCATCTGCGCACTCAACGTACGGTCGACACAGAAACAAATGTACCACGTCCGCTCGCGATTCAATGCTTCGCGGTGGTCCTTTTCCTCGAGCGGGTAGCCTGGAACAACGTCAGCTTTGCGGTGTAGGTTCAGATCCTGCGCCATGCGTATGGCTACGCCCGCAAAGAGCCACGTCCGGTCTTCTTCGTAGCGCTCTTCGGGCTGATTGTACAACGTGAGCAGGAGGAAGCCCTGCACGATTTCCACCGACTTCATACCGCGGCTCAAAATGTCAAATGCTGATTTGATCGCTttgcgcaggcacagcacATAAAGCTCGGGACGCTTGGTATAAAATTTGGACGCAACGGCGCAAAGACATGTGAAGAGAAAAgggcagcgtgcgcataCCAGCGAAGGCGTGTGCCATTCGGGGTCCAGCAAAAAGATGTGCAGAGAACAGTGGTGAAAGAAAATGCAAAAGAGCTCCATCGCTTCTTCCGACGTGACCACACCCTCGGTGAGCAGATCGGGGAGGTTTTCGTCTGCATTGCCTACATTGTCCGAGGTGGATTTGGTCGACGCGGAATGGAAGTAGAATTCGTTGGCCAGGCCCACCTGCGGTTTGCTTGGTGCGCTCCTCTGGCCGGATCCTGTCCCATTCATCCCGGGTTTCTTGCTATTCGCAGACTCGGCGTCGTGGGCACCCGTTTCCGATGCACAATCCTTGGCGGCGTGGGGGTTCCGCTGCCGTTTCCAGTTCTGAATGCtcgcctcggcaagcaggCCCAGCGGATTCAGTGTGCTATCTGGAAGACATTTCGTGCGTGTGGATTCGGCGGGAGAAGCGAGGCTTGGTTGCGAGGGCATGCTTTTGGGTGCAGAACTATTGTCTTTTTTCAAGATATTTTGCAGTAAACTCTTCATCAGAGCCTCGTCCTTGGACTCCATTAAGCGCTCGCGTGCGCCATCATCGAGTTTGCCCACTTGCTGCATGAATTGCGACGCAGCCTCGGCGATACTCCGGATCGAGTCGGCGCGTTTGTCCAAACCTTCTGCAGCGACAAGCTTGTAAAGGCGGTCCCGCAAGGACCCGTGTGAAGACTGCGCAGAGGCAAGCGATGCATCGCTGGTGGGAGAATCAGACGTTCTTCTGTGCACATCGTCGTTATACAGCAGGACAGGCGAAACGCCATCGCTTTCGGTCTTGCCTTGGCCATCGTGCATACTGTGCAGCACAGAGACCAGCATATCCTCCATGTTCTTCAAACTTTGTTGTATCGCCACtgatttgcgccgcttctcTGACTTTCGGCCGCGATGACTCTCCAAAAATATGCATTCGTGTCCGCCGCGTGAGCACCGAAGGCAGGGGCCGCCGTTCTCTGCGCCCTCGCATTTCATCTTGAGGCGGTGGCAATTGGTACATGcacgtgcgccgcgcgttgATTTTTGTTTGGGAGGATCGCTTTGAGAAGTTGAACTGGTGCGCTCTGTATCCTTCGTCATCGTATCAaaggcgcgcttggatgcTGCAGACATACTTGGCGACTCCAATTTTCTTCCTATAGCATGTGCTCGGGCGCCAAGCTCGCCCGTAGATTCCATCATATCTGACTCTGTGTTCATACCCGGCGAATCGGATGCGATGTTCGAAGAAGCGGGCGTGTAATGTAGTTTGTCGCAAAAGAATAAGTGACGGTTCTCCGCGTCGTATGTACTTCCGGGACTCATACCAAAATGATGATCGGAGCCTGTGTCGCTTTGCCTCAATCTAGATGGGGTATTCACGCAGGTCTCCTCGTACATGCTTTATCGTGCTGTACAACAGTGTATAcccgcgctgctttctgCAACTTGCAAGGTAAGTGCGGTTGAAGCGCACAAGCTGACCCAACGATTGAAGCAGGCAAACAATTTTGTATATACTTCTTTGTAAATGCGACGAACGGTGGTGTGGCGTGGCCGCAGATGTGCTCAAAGGCGTCGACCTATGCAATAGGAAGATACGCTGGACCCAAGTGCCTGAGGGAGGGGCCTGGGGACGACCTGCGGGGAATGCACCAGCGAAACAGCCCTTGCGTGGTTGGCTGAATTCTAAAAATGACAAATCCAGCTTACGATTTGTCCATGTTGTT contains:
- a CDS encoding uncharacterized protein (EggNog:ENOG503NU7M; COG:K); this encodes MEDMLVSVLHSMHDGQGKTESDGVSPVLLYNDDVHRRTSDSPTSDASLASAQSSHGSLRDRLYKLVAAEGLDKRADSIRSIAEAASQFMQQVGKLDDGARERLMESKDEALMKSLLQNILKKDNSSAPKSMPSQPSLASPAESTRTKCLPDSTLNPLGLLAEASIQNWKRQRNPHAAKDCASETGAHDAESANSKKPGMNGTGSGQRSAPSKPQVGLANEFYFHSASTKSTSDNVGNADENLPDLLTEGVVTSEEAMELFCIFFHHCSLHIFLLDPEWHTPSLVCARCPFLFTCLCAVASKFYTKRPELYVLCLRKAIKSAFDILSRGMKSVEIVQGFLLLTLYNQPEERYEEDRTWLFAGVAIRMAQDLNLHRKADVVPGYPLEEKDHREALNRERTWYICFCVDRTLSAQMGKPYSIREDWIIRHSSEWCMQRYSRPWDLGICALVDLLRVQTRQLDFLYSSTVTPSGLNLDLDYPAILPSFNEQLNETMQFWYCLGLDAMTRAYRSSTTEQEKGDQNARSEDEGAANARTKTPFPFSSLPSGVEGGDAADKVRVSTLMALHEAEPPGDDADMTTRSMYYIARQAPLRYNYAVLVLNSFGLQYALERPSDGASVDKPQYFVRCVHAAKEIIATVKYGMREILRYAPDPTFVAVAYACVFLLKLIRPVFLHYINEEEVIALVNYTIEVLEEAAVDSTHTPALYASFLRSLVQSRQENAKYGEEGAPEFHAQNPRHDVPHMVPDPSLHMAANGMGTHEWRIMRLKQAMHAGRPNSDMLHRGAEMTVNPTQVNPVAASLAAEELRSKPAEPDLHSDTPETHDSLPSSLLDHGHALDLHGLHTDTMGWDALQYAKAQGVEVNRVLDTSFWTSLLPPGYGSGGMSSINGSSFDAPPRDHDFSKMHSALNLGMRTTLTPGATRASSPSGFSFPL